DNA sequence from the Daphnia carinata strain CSIRO-1 chromosome 8, CSIRO_AGI_Dcar_HiC_V3, whole genome shotgun sequence genome:
GCGTCCTTGCCCAGCTGTTATGCCTTGTGTTAACCCAGCAGCATTCATGGCAACAGCGACGCTCGCCAATTTTCGGAATCTGTCGGCACCGTTGACCTTTGCTTCATTCCCTCCAGATGATAATGATCTCGTGATTCCCATACCATCGGTGCTGGGCGACTCTTGATCGACTTCCTCATCCGCTCCGGCCACGGACACCACGTGAAAATCTCTGAGCAATCGTCGCTCCCAAATCCTCATCTTGCGACCCAGTGCAGCTAAACGAAACACACGTGATAATGGCTCATAGGGAGAATATCGATCAAAATAAAACCTTTGGTGTTTTTGTTAGCCGATGAAATGTCCATTCCATTATTCTTGAAGACGTCCAGCAGTTCAAATCGTAACGTTGAAATGTCACCTTTGACCTCATTGACATCATCTTCGGTAACTTGAGACATTTCTTGTTGTCGATGCATTGCCGTCACTGTATAGTAAAGTTTATTTGGGGTAAGTCTGTGACCAATGTTCCCAGATTAAATTGAGTTTAAAACACGTTACCATAGCGCCAAACGAGTGAACGCATCACCGCCGTATAACAGTAATCCCTCTCAGATGCATGTCGTCCCTTAAAAAAGCACGGCATTATGGTAACAGCTATGAAACATTTCTATTGTTTAGCcgattatctttttttttttaatttgcgCTTGGCCTGAGCCCGGGTGTGTACAAGTAAAGGTTGGGTAAAGTGCTTTAAAGAAGCGCTTTATCTCAACGTAACATGTGTTATCTAACAGAACAATATCCTACTACTCCCGGACGATTATACCTGTTGAACTACTGTACATCGCATTGCCCATGCATTGCATCGTTTTTTATTCAGTAAGAAGACGCGAGCACTTAATACTCCGTGAAGTCGTCGAACTAAAAGCTGATACAACTCAGCTTCGTTTGATGCAGTTTTTAGAGTTTTCtccatcacgttttttttatttattaaatactACATGAACGCCTCCTTCAGTGCGCTTATTTCTCCAAGTAAGATATCTGTGTTATACTATATCAAATTTTGTCTAGTTAGTGGGCGTTTTACAGCCATCGATACGGCACAGTTTTCACACATTCTCACCAAACATTCGCCTGCTTTTATCTACTGGAATCTATCACTATACTGCTGATTGCACAAACCCAATGAAGTTACGCTTTCGTTCTGTGTGTCTTGAGGCAAACGATAATGGATAACCCCGGACCAGTCTTCGAAAGCAAGAGGAAGTAATTAATACGATTTGCATCACGCTAGCTAGCTGTTAGTACCTCTATGCATATATTCTGATGTTTTACGACACTTACCTTCGTCGAAGTACGGCGAAGCTTGGGGTTCGATGCGTTCGATTTACGACAGAAGAGTCGCATTATCTTCTTGGGAGTTGGTAAAAGGTTGAATGGCGGAGGAAGTGTGTGGCCAGTTGCGTCGAAGTAGCTCATCCATAATTTTGAACGAGCGAATTTCCATTCTAAATGTAATGCGGATCTGAATATTATAAAATCCTTTGATTCCCTTTGCTACGTGCTCATTTACCTGTGTCTGAGTGTTcctggaaataaaagaacaaaagaattgtAGGGCACACGAGTATAGCAATATTACATAATGAACATACCGTGATCAGCGAGTAAGAATTAGACATCATGGCGATGAGGAGATTCAACAACACCACCACGTTGATTACGGAGTAAGCTCCGAAAATCAACATGCCCCAGAAACGGGTGTAACTCTTGACACCGGCCAATTCAAAGTTGCCCAAGTCTACTAAGCCAAAACTGGCCCAAAACAGAGATTGCGAAGACTCGAACAAACTGGATTGACGCAAAGAGACGTTGGGCAACGATTAGAGCGTTTTCTTTGTAGTATTTTGCGGTAAAACTGTAAGAAATACTTAGCAAATCGTCGCCATTTAGCACAAGCATCAGGATTCTTGTTCCAATCCGGCAATCCACCGGGTAATGTATAacacttctttttctccaaatCCGAGAAGTACCACAGTAACTGATTCATTCCTGAAAATGTTTACATCAGAAGCAAATGATTGGCATGTTCATCCAGTGTAAATCAATCAACAAGAGTAAAGTTTAACAAGGTGAACGTTTTCCCAATAAgagttctttaaaaaaagagggtgttaaaaaaaaaatcaattgtgCAATTTATATACGAACCACAGGCGAAGGCAAACAAGACCAGTGTGTAGATGAAGAAGAACTTGACGATGTCAATCACCATGctttacaaagaaaagaagcgtCAATACACGGCGAAAGGTGGAAGTGAATCAATATACTATAGCCTCACCGTCCTAAAGAAATTTGTAGAGGACCCAGATACGGGTTAATGGAGAAGAGATGCACCAACTTGAGGGCGctataaagaaaatgtcaacAAGAAGCGTGCGATTGCCATTCGACATGTAACAAGTATTACCTAAAAATATTTGCCATGGCGAATACTCCTTCGGCAACCAGTTGGGGATCAAAGTCATCCCATTCCTCTCGAGGTATGTAAGCTGCTGCTGGATTTTCTTCAATCTCCTGCTGTTGTTGAATATACGCAACCACTCTCAGGCCCATTGCCAAAAGATATGACAAGTCACGGCAAACGTCGATCACGTTCCACAGGTTTCTTATGTAGCGCCCGACACCAGTTTTCCACATTTCGTAAATCTCTTCGTAGACGTATcctaattttgaaaattaaagcGATAAAACTGTAATCTACGCGAACCCGGTCAAATCTAATATCTACGCGAATAACACTGTGAAATTTTGTTGTAAAAAACATGCAAACTCTCACCCAAGACGTAAACTGCGACAAAACATTCGAGAAATGTGGGCCCATTGCCTCGCTGTCGTCTCAGTTGATCCTCCAGGTCTCTACGCATCGCCTCCGTTCCAAGAAGTTGAATGACCAGCACGTCAAATCGTTGTGATACCAAAATCAGCAGAACTTTTGAAACGCGTTAATTAATAACATGACAGTGATCAATGCCCCTTGAAAATTGTTCGTTATGGTTTCGTTCGTAGATACttacagagaaaaaagaggTAGGAAGAGGCATGGATTAAGAATTTCATGAAAGGTTTCTGCATCAGCTGCGCATAAGAGGATAGTGGAGCAATCATATACAACCCGCAATAGAGAGGGAAAAGTAGAGCGACTAGAGTTATTTCGGCCACCTATTTGAACATAAGAGAACTTTATGAGCATTTTAGGATAAAAATTATGGTCCATGCAAATCACCTTGTCTAAAGCAGATTTGCGACGAAAACCGGGCAAACCCTCATACCAAATGGCAGCGAGCAGCTGTTGGATATTCGGATGGGCAACAAACTACGCAAAAAGTTTTGGGATTTAGTGGTGTTACCGGAAGATTACGTAAACCAACTTTGTTCGTATAGTCGAAGAGCGTATAACGACCGTATTGCGTCATTGCTCTCGAGACAACATAACAAAACTTATTGTTGCGACCaaatacctttttttgtttttgctcgATTGCCAATTCGAGTCGTGTTAGTTTCAACTCTTGGTAATCGTCGGTTGATGAACTACGACGCGCAGTGTTGCTGGGATCGTGATTCAAGAGAAACGCCAATTCGCTGGAGCTGCGCGTGTGGCTCAATAAATCGCAAGCAAACTGTTGGCACTGACGCCTTAAGTCCTGTCATCAATTTTAACACGCATTTTTATGACTCTAGATGAACACGTTACTAGTTCATAATCGTCTAAAAAGATGACCTGTCTATTGCGCTTGCACTCTTACCATATATTCCTGACGAAATTCTGTCTCCATGTAAGCCAATCTCTTCAGTTCGCCGCTAAGTTCGAACGCGCTTAGAATAGGATCGTTAGACGACAGAGCAATCAACGAAGGACTCGACAGAGCACGGTATGCGTTGATTCTCGACATGGAATGGCGCAACGAATCTTCCAGCACTCCTCGGATACAATCGCTGCAACCGCACCTGGTTTGATGGAGCGAATTAGTCGCAAttcgaagcaaaaaaaaaaaagttgcaatTCGGTAAAGGTAGTTATTACTGAACGTCGTGCGGAATAGGTACAGTTGCCCCACGATCCAGTAATATCTTGAGAATCTCGTAATTGTTACGATGCGCCGCCAGAATCAGCGGTGTTATATCAGGGGTGAATGAGGAGGTCGTGCGATCCACGTTCTCCCAGCTCTGTTTACATTCCAATCAGAAAAATGTCAGGTTTGTAACCACTTCAAGATTTAGACTGTTCGCACTATATTTGCACACATGTGGACTATACGATTTATTAGAAGAAAAAGCTTAGTGTCAATGATGAGTTATAAAAAACTGTAGCCTACGTAGGGTTCTCCTTCCTTATGGATGAGCTCCTCGTGTTCCAGAAGAAGTTCCACTGCCtgagaaatgaaacaaaactcCGAAGTTATTGGGATTTCAAGCTTCCGTTGTGTTAAGTTGTTTTACCTCAACAAACTCCTTATCGATAGCATGAAGCAATGCATCTCGGGTGGCGACTCCCATCACGACGAGCAATTctaccatctttttttataaaaCGATGCTTTTCAGCTTATGTGGATGAACAAACAAATCTTTAAAAGGAATGTAACCTGCAGATTTTCGTTATCGATCGCCATTAGCAGGGCACCTCTTCCTAGTGGGTCCATGCAATCCAGGTTAATGGAATTCCCATAAAATCCTCGCTTAACACGGTGGATTATTCTGTTACGCGAGGGACGTACACACATTACTAGAGTTCAAATACATCCGCCAACGTGTATCCAGTAAGAATACAGCGACGAAATTAGAAGATGACATGCTATTGGTGATGGTTACTTGAATAAGTCTAATAATAATAGATGTTTTTCTCATCTGCGTACGTCATCAGTTCCACATCAGAATGAAATTTTATAGCTATAGCGCTTGTCCATTTTCGAATTGTACCTACGAAAGTGCTGGGGTTAGCATCTTTGAGGGTTCGTTCCAGAGCTTTCCCTACACCAGAATGTAGGGTTCCTAGGAGTCTTTTGAAAGGGCACAGGGAAATGCTCGAATAGGCAAAACCTGTGGGAAACGAACCTTTTAACTGTTGCCAAATCCCCTCGTTCGACTGCCAGTaagaactttttttcttcaagggTTAACGACTTCGGAAGGATCGGCATCTTGAGATCGCGAAAGCTTTCCGTACGGATGCATCCCTGTTAAAATCGAAAGAATTGTATCATTAAAGATGTTGTGTGTTtgaattttaacattttaaaacgaataaacaataaataatgaaatcaGAAACCTCTTCAACACTGTCGAACTGCGGAACCATGTCGTTAGGAGGTTTCTCCATTCTGTTAGAATAAAATAACCACATTAACGAAAGcaaacaatgtaaaaaaattaaaattgctAATAATAGGCTGCTTAATTAGCTATCATCGAGCTATCTATGTTTGCCAGTTGACTTCAGAAAACGTGACTGTACAAGTGTTTAAACAAGCTCTTCGTTCTAAATTCTTACTATCGATCGCTAtgatgggaaaaaagaaacaggcccaaattttattttcacttgaaaaacaaataaattaagatttaattttgtttgctATAGATGCAGAATCCGAAAGCTTCCGGTTGTGTTCTCACTGCCTCTTGTTTTACAGATTGACTTTGGATACGAAGGTCTTATTAAAATATAGGTCTAAACAAAACTGTGTCGATCCCGAGAACACTTGTGCTTTTTCGTTGTCTAAAGCGTAGCAGCTAAAATTCTTAACATGACGGTGAACTAAACACAATCTATTATGTgtgaaaaaaatgtgatgcTCACTTTTGGGCGGAAAAATTCTCACTGGGTTGGAGGACGTAATGTTTTGACTTCTTATAGAACGATGTACTGTCAGTAACCTTGggtatttaaaaatcaaacaataagATTACTACGCTGACACGTGATGGAACAAGATGGGAATGAAGTTATTCGACTGGGATTTATAgtacctccccccccccctccctgtTCCATCACATGTTTTGTCAGGATTCTTTTGTTCCGACTAATTAAATTACGATCGTTAAGCTAGTGCCGTCTACGTGAAACAGGGCCTATTCATCCGATTTTCATTTCCTGGTTTCGTACACCTCCGGCAAAAATCCAGTGTCATCCGCTGCATGCGGTACGCTATACACACGCAGTCGCTCCAAAAGGCGCACATCATGAGCAGCGAACATAATGGCGTATTTACAAACAAAAGGCTGTCACGCAAATATATTGGTTTTATTGATCGATTTTCTCGCAAGTATTTACTGTGATTCACGCGGAAGAAAGGTAtaaggtaaaagagcgaattgggacagcgtttgggctaacagcctttcttatggggaatgcgtgtaaagccgatctgctaatttcggacaaaaaccctAATTCATTGGACATTTCTACTAATTCTGGacattcttatttttaaaaactaatttattcattcgattcagtttttaattctgaatcgaatagcttaagacaccgaagggggtgcaatagaaaaatattgcgaaatttatgtttcaacaaccaaaacaatgagctgtcaaaacgaTACTTCATTTTTCAGGCCTGGTAACTTGCAATTGAAATTCAccccaaaaacataaaatatggatttttaaaattgtattaaacacttcgctctttaagtagccaataggTTATAGGTTCCacggtaaaaacgaaaaaataaatgtgattcaaattttcgagaaaaaagcataagcacttcccgtaaacacgccgtaatgtccgaaattttaaaccgaaaaaaattgtttttaacttgccCTATCCTACCAAATATCGCCGTAAGAATGTTCGTCGACTGTTTCGTAACAATgcgttaaaatttgttactaacATAGACATATACTATTCATTTAATTGCTGACTGATTTTAGTCTATTTTCCCATAAGttcccatgacgctaaatctggacagcagactatattGATTTGTATAAGTTGTATaccaaaaattacaaaacgttCATAGCACAGTCATAAGGCTTTGGCGTGCAAGTTTGAAAGTCGGTTGTTCAACCCTACATAGTGACTGATTGTATTTCTTTGCTTATATATTTCAGCTCACTCTTTTTAACcatacgaaattttttttttcaagagagattgttaattcattttaatcatccaaagctaacatttttccaattattattacttccctgggttcgcctaaattccggttataaatcagaaacttcatcaccttagccagcttacaatattcatctaacctgtgatggcaattttcatattttttacataagctcccatggcactaatttgggacatcaGACAATAAACTAAATAACGTTGGTAGGTTGTGTTTCTATTATCAATCAACAGTGGCTTAGTCGTACGGTGTTAGAACACCAACTCGAAGGTTGGTGGTTCAATACCAGTTAGGGCTCttgtgaaaatgtttttttattacttgtaatttttaatcttattttgtgagattttatacaatcgccaaagacactttaaacaaacgcaatatcaacaaatcttggtattaatagattcgtttaaatgttctccacagggctgttaaatattttatgaaaatcatatgacaatattcatctaaccaatgatttaaattcttatattttttacataagcccccgtgacgctaatttgggacagcagactacataaaaaaagacatgttaagcattttagttattttctgTGAACCATGGCAGAGTCGTAAGATGTTCGATTGCCACCGTAAAGGTTAGTGGTTATATACTGTCAAGGCACTATTtgtaagtttcgttttccccatttcctcatttttcccttttttgtgagatattttgaaatcactaaaaatacctcacactactacaatatcaataatattaggatcaatagatacgtttaagctttctctacatggctgttaaatattttatgaaaatcatgtgaaaatatgcatctaatcggtatttgcaatttttatgtttttcacataaggccccatgacgctaatttgggacagcagactacaaacaaaacgacacgTTATGCTTTTTGATTATATTTCGTTAAccgtggcatagtcgtaagacgttcgattgccactCTGAAGGATAATGGTTCTATGCTGTCcacaaactatttttaagtttcattttcctcattttttcttttttttgagatattttaaaagtcactAACGATACATCGCACTAcaaaaatatcaataatattataatcattagatacgtttaagttttctctacatggctgttgaatattttatgaaaatcatgtgaaaatatgcatctaattggtaattgcaatttttatatttttcccataaggccccatgacgctaatttgggacagcagactacatacaaaaaCACATGTTATACTTTTTAACAATACTTTATTAAccgtggcatagtcgtaagacgttcgattgcgaTTCCAAAGGTTAGTGGTTCGATACTGTCACGcactatttttaagtttcgttttcctaattgctcattttcctttttttgcgagatttttttaaaatcactaaAGATACCTCACACCtctacaatatcaataatattaggatcaatagattcgtttaagttttctctacatggctattgaatattttatagAAATCATATGGAAATATccatctaatcggtgattgcaatttttatgttgttcacataaggccccatgacgctaatttgggacagcagactacatacaaaaagatattttatgctttttaacCACATTTTGTTAACCATGCcgtagtcgtaagacgttcgattgccaccCTGAAGGacaatggttctatactggcAACAcactattttcaattttcgtcttcctcattaccttatttttcccttttttgtgagatattttgaaatcactaaaaatACCTCACACTACTtcaatatcaataaaattaggatcaatagattcgtttaagttttctctacatggctgttgaatattttatgaaaatcatgtgaaaatatgcatctagtCGGTAATTGCAATCTTTATGTTTTCACATAagcccccatgacgctaatttgggacagcagactacatactaaatGACATGCTAGGCTTTTCTGTCAAGTTGTGTTAACAATGGCTTAGCTGTACGACGGTGGGTTACTGACATAAAGGTTGATGGATCTATACCGCATTGGcaccacatttaatttttttattctcgtttttgaaattttcctatttggtgagatatttttgaaatcactaagaacaccttaaactaaagatatatcaataatattggtgccaattgatttgttttagttttctctgcatggatgttgaatattttgtgaaaatcatgtcacaatatttatctaatcagtgatcgcaattcttatgttttttacataagctcccatgacactaatttgggacagcagactacgttTTACACATGTGATGATGacacatgttatgcttttccAGAAATTTTTATTCAGCATGGCATGACCGTACGATGTTGGATTGCCAACCTAAAGGCTGACGGATCTATACTCTATGGGAactatgtatatattttttttctctattttgtaattttttacaatttggtgagatattttgaaatcacttaGTACACCTTatactaaagcaatatcatcaatactggtatcaatagattcgtttaagtttcctttacatggctgttaaatattttatgaaaatcatgtgagaATACTTATCTAATGGctgattgtaattcttatctattttccataagctcccgtgacgctaatttgggacagcagactacatacagaaagacatgttatgcttttgaacttctttgtgtgaaccatggcatagtcgtaagatgTTCGATTGCCAGACGAAAAGgttaatggttctatactgtaaagtcattgttttaaattttttaatcctcCTTTCCTCATTTTCCCCGTTCttgttagattttttaaaatcacttaagataccttacaccactgcaatatcaacaatattaggatcgattgattcgtttaagttttctctacatggctattgaatgtcatatgaaaatcatgtaaaaatatgcatctaatcgatgattgcaattcttatgtgttttacataagctcccgtgacgctaatttgggacagcagactacatactagatgacatattatgcttttgaaaaatgtttaattcaagatggcatagtcgtaagacgttggatTGCTAACCAATAG
Encoded proteins:
- the LOC130703825 gene encoding transient-receptor-potential-like protein isoform X2, whose protein sequence is MEKPPNDMVPQFDSVEEGCIRTESFRDLKMPILPKSLTLEEKKFLLAVERGDLATVKRIIHRVKRGFYGNSINLDCMDPLGRGALLMAIDNENLQMVELLVVMGVATRDALLHAIDKEFVEAVELLLEHEELIHKEGEPYSWENVDRTTSSFTPDITPLILAAHRNNYEILKILLDRGATVPIPHDVQCGCSDCIRGVLEDSLRHSMSRINAYRALSSPSLIALSSNDPILSAFELSGELKRLAYMETEFRQEYMDLRRQCQQFACDLLSHTRSSSELAFLLNHDPSNTARRSSSTDDYQELKLTRLELAIEQKQKKFVAHPNIQQLLAAIWYEGLPGFRRKSALDKVAEITLVALLFPLYCGLYMIAPLSSYAQLMQKPFMKFLIHASSYLFFLFLLILVSQRFDVLVIQLLGTEAMRRDLEDQLRRQRGNGPTFLECFVAVYVLGYVYEEIYEMWKTGVGRYIRNLWNVIDVCRDLSYLLAMGLRVVAYIQQQQEIEENPAAAYIPREEWDDFDPQLVAEGVFAMANIFSALKLVHLFSINPYLGPLQISLGRMVIDIVKFFFIYTLVLFAFACGMNQLLWYFSDLEKKKCYTLPGGLPDWNKNPDACAKWRRFANLFESSQSLFWASFGLVDLGNFELAGVKSYTRFWGMLIFGAYSVINVVVLLNLLIAMMSNSYSLITEHSDTEWKFARSKLWMSYFDATGHTLPPPFNLLPTPKKIMRLFCRKSNASNPKLRRTSTKGRHASERDYCYTAVMRSLVWRYVTAMHRQQEMSQVTEDDVNEVKGDISTLRFELLDVFKNNGMDISSANKNTKAALGRKMRIWERRLLRDFHVVSVAGADEEVDQESPSTDGMGITRSLSSGGNEAKVNGADRFRKLASVAVAMNAAGLTQGITAGQGRTIKPLSQIGRSMSNESFKSSQNLRKAMEEAQRLTVVAPTPEPSPQHGKYSPDMALVADSGSSVLQLLRSMSEQEDEEEEDCEDNEQKPKEFKFFSANKKVNQFPTPTVTVSQTSSSHPGKQNEVKGSSSIMESNSKQLRSIKKAPSPPLPDTKSSNTASAIETPNSQSITALLTKMETKPLQSNGLSENKVTVESEVQRLDTNPTNVGASGPTLSAVNKESSVPMTGQDISYATTVSNAEATLTDDTPPSNCANAATKSVPVTLPKEQPPIVMPDPVVADRKLVIQSQNASAMPSTGVQPNSPNAEEKKNPADAKTVKRENSKGWF
- the LOC130703825 gene encoding transient-receptor-potential-like protein isoform X1, which translates into the protein MEKPPNDMVPQFDSVEEGCIRTESFRDLKMPILPKSLTLEEKKFLLAVERGDLATVKRIIHRVKRGFYGNSINLDCMDPLGRGALLMAIDNENLQMVELLVVMGVATRDALLHAIDKEFVEAVELLLEHEELIHKEGEPYSWENVDRTTSSFTPDITPLILAAHRNNYEILKILLDRGATVPIPHDVQCGCSDCIRGVLEDSLRHSMSRINAYRALSSPSLIALSSNDPILSAFELSGELKRLAYMETEFRQEYMDLRRQCQQFACDLLSHTRSSSELAFLLNHDPSNTARRSSSTDDYQELKLTRLELAIEQKQKKFVAHPNIQQLLAAIWYEGLPGFRRKSALDKVAEITLVALLFPLYCGLYMIAPLSSYAQLMQKPFMKFLIHASSYLFFLFLLILVSQRFDVLVIQLLGTEAMRRDLEDQLRRQRGNGPTFLECFVAVYVLGYVYEEIYEMWKTGVGRYIRNLWNVIDVCRDLSYLLAMGLRVVAYIQQQQEIEENPAAAYIPREEWDDFDPQLVAEGVFAMANIFSALKLVHLFSINPYLGPLQISLGRMVIDIVKFFFIYTLVLFAFACGMNQLLWYFSDLEKKKCYTLPGGLPDWNKNPDACAKWRRFANLFESSQSLFWASFGLVDLGNFELAGVKSYTRFWGMLIFGAYSVINVVVLLNLLIAMMSNSYSLITVCSLCNIAILVCPTILLFFYFQEHSDTEWKFARSKLWMSYFDATGHTLPPPFNLLPTPKKIMRLFCRKSNASNPKLRRTSTKGRHASERDYCYTAVMRSLVWRYVTAMHRQQEMSQVTEDDVNEVKGDISTLRFELLDVFKNNGMDISSANKNTKAALGRKMRIWERRLLRDFHVVSVAGADEEVDQESPSTDGMGITRSLSSGGNEAKVNGADRFRKLASVAVAMNAAGLTQGITAGQGRTIKPLSQIGRSMSNESFKSSQNLRKAMEEAQRLTVVAPTPEPSPQHGKYSPDMALVADSGSSVLQLLRSMSEQEDEEEEDCEDNEQKPKEFKFFSANKKVNQFPTPTVTVSQTSSSHPGKQNEVKGSSSIMESNSKQLRSIKKAPSPPLPDTKSSNTASAIETPNSQSITALLTKMETKPLQSNGLSENKVTVESEVQRLDTNPTNVGASGPTLSAVNKESSVPMTGQDISYATTVSNAEATLTDDTPPSNCANAATKSVPVTLPKEQPPIVMPDPVVADRKLVIQSQNASAMPSTGVQPNSPNAEEKKNPADAKTVKRENSKGWF